The Primulina eburnea isolate SZY01 chromosome 6, ASM2296580v1, whole genome shotgun sequence genome contains a region encoding:
- the LOC140833873 gene encoding uncharacterized protein isoform X1 has product MYEKMRAIGALSSLRCVARTANIPSPTVSNSFQIEQLAIENASQLNCSFSLRRRFCSALLSGNFHGNYSQMQLNNQNVMHLEKPSMLGPSVAFSSEASMVENDSSDAGTAKEVYEKMLKCVSEMRTAPPNAWLWSLVAKCDTHEDIKLLFDILERLRRFRLSNLRIPDNFNIALCRDVTKACVRVGAIDFGKKALWKHNLYGLTPDIGSAHFLLLHAKQHNDVNHMVEVMKLVKKNGLPLRPGTADIVFSICYSAERWGLMSKYGKRFVKSGVSLRRTSFDLWMEFAARKGDTEALWEIEKWRSESMKQHSLSTGFSCAKGLLLDHKPESAAAIIQAINQSTTDTKRAGFVVELQKLVSEWPLEVIKHQKEENRKAFAAALQNDISTLISALPSVGVATNLTMEDFTIKGVLS; this is encoded by the exons ATGTACGAGAAAATGCGAGCAATCGGAGCATTATCGAGTTTGCGCTGTGTCGCTAGAACGGCGAATATTCCTTCGCCAACTGTTTCCAACTCGTTTCAAATCGAACAATTAGCGATCGAAAATGCTTCTCAGCTGAACTGCTCGTTCTCTCTGCGCCGCCGCTTCTGCTCCGCTCTTCTGTCAG GCAATTTCCATGGAAACTATTCtcaaatgcagttaaataaTCAAAATGTTATGCATCTTGAAAAGCCTTCAATGCTGGGGCCTAGTGTAGCTTTTTCTTCAGAAGCTAGCATGGTTGAAAACGATTCATCAG ATGCAGGGACTGCGAAGGAAGTATATGAAAAGATGCTGAAATGTGTATCTGAGATGAGAACTGCACCACCTAATGCTTGGTTGTGGTCACTTGTTGCTAAATGTGATACCCATGAAGATATCAAGCTTCTATTTGATATTTTGGAGAGACTTCGAAGATTT AGACTCTCCAATCTTAGGATACCCGACAATTTTAATATTGCACTTTGCAGGGATGTTACTAAGGCTTGTGTGCGTGTAGGGGCCATTGATTTTG GTAAGAAGGCGTTGTGGAAGCACAATTTATATGGATTGACGCCTGATATTGgatctgctcattttctgttg TTACATGCCAAACAACATAATGATGTAAACCATATGGTAGAAGTGATGAAACTTGTGAAGAAGAATGGGTTACCTCTGCGACCTGGTACAGCAGATATAGTTTTCAG CATATGTTACAGTGCCGAAAGGTGGGGTTTGATGTCCAAATACGGGAAAAGGTTTGTTAAGTCAGGAGTAAGCCTTAGACGGACTTCCTTTGATTTGTGGATGGAATTTGCTGCAAGAAAAG GAGATACGGAGGCTTTATGGGAAATCGAGAAATGGAGATCAGAATCTATGAAACAACACAGTCTTTCTACTGGATTTTCATGTGCCAAG GGTTTGCTTCTTGATCATAAGCCTGAAAGTGCTGCTGCAATCATTCAAGCAATCAATCAG AGTACAACTGACACAAAAAGGGCAGGGTTTGTGGTTGAACTTCAAAAGCTAGTTAGCGAGTGGCCATTGGAAGTCATTAAACATCAAAAGGAAGAGAACAGAAAG GCATTTGCTGCTGCATTGCAAAATGATATATCTACCCTGATTAGTGCTTTGCCAAGTGTGGGCGTGGCCACGAACCTTACAATGGAAGATTTCACCATAAAAGGAGTGTTATCTTGA
- the LOC140833873 gene encoding uncharacterized protein isoform X2, which produces MYEKMRAIGALSSLRCVARTANIPSPTVSNSFQIEQLAIENASQLNCSFSLRRRFCSALLSGNFHGNYSQMQLNNQNVMHLEKPSMLGPSVAFSSEASMVENDSSGTAKEVYEKMLKCVSEMRTAPPNAWLWSLVAKCDTHEDIKLLFDILERLRRFRLSNLRIPDNFNIALCRDVTKACVRVGAIDFGKKALWKHNLYGLTPDIGSAHFLLLHAKQHNDVNHMVEVMKLVKKNGLPLRPGTADIVFSICYSAERWGLMSKYGKRFVKSGVSLRRTSFDLWMEFAARKGDTEALWEIEKWRSESMKQHSLSTGFSCAKGLLLDHKPESAAAIIQAINQSTTDTKRAGFVVELQKLVSEWPLEVIKHQKEENRKAFAAALQNDISTLISALPSVGVATNLTMEDFTIKGVLS; this is translated from the exons ATGTACGAGAAAATGCGAGCAATCGGAGCATTATCGAGTTTGCGCTGTGTCGCTAGAACGGCGAATATTCCTTCGCCAACTGTTTCCAACTCGTTTCAAATCGAACAATTAGCGATCGAAAATGCTTCTCAGCTGAACTGCTCGTTCTCTCTGCGCCGCCGCTTCTGCTCCGCTCTTCTGTCAG GCAATTTCCATGGAAACTATTCtcaaatgcagttaaataaTCAAAATGTTATGCATCTTGAAAAGCCTTCAATGCTGGGGCCTAGTGTAGCTTTTTCTTCAGAAGCTAGCATGGTTGAAAACGATTCATCAG GGACTGCGAAGGAAGTATATGAAAAGATGCTGAAATGTGTATCTGAGATGAGAACTGCACCACCTAATGCTTGGTTGTGGTCACTTGTTGCTAAATGTGATACCCATGAAGATATCAAGCTTCTATTTGATATTTTGGAGAGACTTCGAAGATTT AGACTCTCCAATCTTAGGATACCCGACAATTTTAATATTGCACTTTGCAGGGATGTTACTAAGGCTTGTGTGCGTGTAGGGGCCATTGATTTTG GTAAGAAGGCGTTGTGGAAGCACAATTTATATGGATTGACGCCTGATATTGgatctgctcattttctgttg TTACATGCCAAACAACATAATGATGTAAACCATATGGTAGAAGTGATGAAACTTGTGAAGAAGAATGGGTTACCTCTGCGACCTGGTACAGCAGATATAGTTTTCAG CATATGTTACAGTGCCGAAAGGTGGGGTTTGATGTCCAAATACGGGAAAAGGTTTGTTAAGTCAGGAGTAAGCCTTAGACGGACTTCCTTTGATTTGTGGATGGAATTTGCTGCAAGAAAAG GAGATACGGAGGCTTTATGGGAAATCGAGAAATGGAGATCAGAATCTATGAAACAACACAGTCTTTCTACTGGATTTTCATGTGCCAAG GGTTTGCTTCTTGATCATAAGCCTGAAAGTGCTGCTGCAATCATTCAAGCAATCAATCAG AGTACAACTGACACAAAAAGGGCAGGGTTTGTGGTTGAACTTCAAAAGCTAGTTAGCGAGTGGCCATTGGAAGTCATTAAACATCAAAAGGAAGAGAACAGAAAG GCATTTGCTGCTGCATTGCAAAATGATATATCTACCCTGATTAGTGCTTTGCCAAGTGTGGGCGTGGCCACGAACCTTACAATGGAAGATTTCACCATAAAAGGAGTGTTATCTTGA
- the LOC140833873 gene encoding uncharacterized protein isoform X3: MYEKMRAIGALSSLRCVARTANIPSPTVSNSFQIEQLAIENASQLNCSFSLRRRFCSALLSDAGTAKEVYEKMLKCVSEMRTAPPNAWLWSLVAKCDTHEDIKLLFDILERLRRFRLSNLRIPDNFNIALCRDVTKACVRVGAIDFGKKALWKHNLYGLTPDIGSAHFLLLHAKQHNDVNHMVEVMKLVKKNGLPLRPGTADIVFSICYSAERWGLMSKYGKRFVKSGVSLRRTSFDLWMEFAARKGDTEALWEIEKWRSESMKQHSLSTGFSCAKGLLLDHKPESAAAIIQAINQSTTDTKRAGFVVELQKLVSEWPLEVIKHQKEENRKAFAAALQNDISTLISALPSVGVATNLTMEDFTIKGVLS; the protein is encoded by the exons ATGTACGAGAAAATGCGAGCAATCGGAGCATTATCGAGTTTGCGCTGTGTCGCTAGAACGGCGAATATTCCTTCGCCAACTGTTTCCAACTCGTTTCAAATCGAACAATTAGCGATCGAAAATGCTTCTCAGCTGAACTGCTCGTTCTCTCTGCGCCGCCGCTTCTGCTCCGCTCTTCTGTCAG ATGCAGGGACTGCGAAGGAAGTATATGAAAAGATGCTGAAATGTGTATCTGAGATGAGAACTGCACCACCTAATGCTTGGTTGTGGTCACTTGTTGCTAAATGTGATACCCATGAAGATATCAAGCTTCTATTTGATATTTTGGAGAGACTTCGAAGATTT AGACTCTCCAATCTTAGGATACCCGACAATTTTAATATTGCACTTTGCAGGGATGTTACTAAGGCTTGTGTGCGTGTAGGGGCCATTGATTTTG GTAAGAAGGCGTTGTGGAAGCACAATTTATATGGATTGACGCCTGATATTGgatctgctcattttctgttg TTACATGCCAAACAACATAATGATGTAAACCATATGGTAGAAGTGATGAAACTTGTGAAGAAGAATGGGTTACCTCTGCGACCTGGTACAGCAGATATAGTTTTCAG CATATGTTACAGTGCCGAAAGGTGGGGTTTGATGTCCAAATACGGGAAAAGGTTTGTTAAGTCAGGAGTAAGCCTTAGACGGACTTCCTTTGATTTGTGGATGGAATTTGCTGCAAGAAAAG GAGATACGGAGGCTTTATGGGAAATCGAGAAATGGAGATCAGAATCTATGAAACAACACAGTCTTTCTACTGGATTTTCATGTGCCAAG GGTTTGCTTCTTGATCATAAGCCTGAAAGTGCTGCTGCAATCATTCAAGCAATCAATCAG AGTACAACTGACACAAAAAGGGCAGGGTTTGTGGTTGAACTTCAAAAGCTAGTTAGCGAGTGGCCATTGGAAGTCATTAAACATCAAAAGGAAGAGAACAGAAAG GCATTTGCTGCTGCATTGCAAAATGATATATCTACCCTGATTAGTGCTTTGCCAAGTGTGGGCGTGGCCACGAACCTTACAATGGAAGATTTCACCATAAAAGGAGTGTTATCTTGA